The nucleotide sequence TATGCACATAAAATACGTGAACATGACATGGatattacattttgaatattgaacattttgaacacTTACTTaaccaggtgaaaatatcctcccaaaacaccaaaatatcttcgaacaccgccattttattccgcTTCACACAATTCcttcacttaaaattcggcaaacacaaaacactttGGACCCCCCTGTAAATGCATGGTTGGTTGTTAAGCAAGGTTGTTGGTTGGTTGCAAGTTAAGCAATTTGTAAGGGTTTAACGGCCAATCATTCATGTAAACATACCAATGAATTGCATCATGCTATTAATTGGAAAAGCATGACGTCtaaattagtttttattgttagGCATAATATACTCCAAAAAACAGTCATGCGAcatagtataaaaataaaaatcatatgtAGATATctacaaatttcaaaaatagatttttttaataacagaaTCTTCATTTGCTCTTAAACGTTTTGGAGTAGGAGCTTAAAGACACAAATATACCCAtattaaataatagtaaaaaaaaaccacTTGATGACATGTGCAAACCAGATATTTGGAGACATACAGATTGTTGTGCAATGAAAAAAGTTTAGTAAGGTCACATTCATGACATGTCACGTTAATGACACGTGTCACGTTAATGACACATGTTACGTTAATGACTTGTCCTGTTTCCaaactaatgttttgacaatcctcaatattattattattagcgGTTTGGTGAACatttttgttgaagtgtttCCAGAAACTAAGCTCTCAAACAAACTCTGACCTAAAAGACAGAAGGCAGGGCTCTGTAAGCCGCGTATACTGTTtcattatgtctcccccattcatagggagacatattgtttttgccctgtccgtcagtcacaCCGacagtctgtacgtcacacttcgtttccccTCAATAACTATAAAGtgcttagacccaggaacttcatacttggtatactggtttgtcatgactagtagatgacccctattgattttgtgatcagtaggttaaaggtcaaggtcgcggtaaacttgaggtgaaaaaacggtttccgctcaataactaaagatcctttgggtccaggaacttcatacttggtatactggttggtcatgactagtagatgacccctattgattttgtgatcagtaggtcaaaggtcaaggtcgtggtaaacttgaggtgaaaaaacggtttccgctcaataactaaagatcctttgggtccaggaacttcatacttggaatGCTAGTTGTTCATCACTAGTAGATGATCACTATTGATTAtaagatcaaaaggtcaaaggacAAGGTCGCGGTAACCTTCAGGTGAAAAAAGAtttgttggcagtgaccttaagctaaaaaatagtttctgctcaataactaaagaatacTTGTAACCAGGAGCTTCATACAtagtatgctagttggtcatgactagtagatgaggcctattgattttgagatcagtaggtcaaaggtcaaggtcaccatgaccttgaggtgaagaaacagtttccgctcaataactaaagaatgcttgcacccagggACTTCATACTTGacatgctagttggtcatgactagtaaatgaaccctattgattttgagatcaataggtcaaaagtcaaggttgCCGTAACCTTGAGGTGGAGAAACGGTTACCACTCAGTAACTAAAGACCACTTGCaccaaggaacttcatacttggtatgcaagttggtatTGACTAGTAGAAAACCCTtgttgattttgtgatcagcccttcagtcagtccgtcagtctgtaTGTTACACTTCGTTTTTGCTTAATAattaaagaacgcttgcacgcaattcatacttggtatgctagttggatatgaccagtagatgacccatattgattttgagatcagtaggtcaaaggtcaaggtcgccgtgacctttaggtgaagaaatggttaccgctcagtaacttaagaacgctcacacccaggaacttcatacttggtatgcaagttggtcatgtagatgacccctattgattttgtgataagtaggtcaaaggtcaaggtcacgatgaCCTTGAGCTGGAAAATGAATTTCGATCAAAAATTGAATAACACTTGCGCCCacaaacttcatacaatacaaACCTCGTTTACTTTTTCCAAGATCAATCAACAACCATTTCTTCTTTTCACTATTTGatacgggtgaataaaccaaacttcactgttggttcgtctccagtccaaaaaaaatatttcatgtccatcatttattttttctcagctacgaccacacaataggggagacaagcgctttttcaaaaaatcaatctctagtttaaaatggtgaagaaatagtaaaattatctttgtttaatgtcttcattcaaagcaaattATTGCCTTTCGTcttagcatttatgacgtagtATAAACACACTGAGTCAGAGCTTCTCTATATATTTAGCCGGTTAAGATCTGTAATGTTTGAAAGAGCATTCATCTATGTACCAATCTACTCTTCTTCATCTTAGTTACTGGTACATTAAGTTAGTAAGATGTTTAAAAAGCGTAAGCTGATTGaaacaatcagaaaaaaataataataaatagctGTGCTTCTGGATGGATTCGAACCTTTACCTTTAAACCCTCAAaaaatatgttgtcttgtgcCCAAGAATATAGCCttaagcattaaaattgaaggTTTTCATAAAGGGGTGCTTCCTTAAGCTTCGAAACACCTTACCAACACCGCAAAGGGTATGTGCTAATGTCAGGCAAAAAAGGTCATCTAAGCCGAAGTTAGACCTTCTAAAACTCCCACCAGCAACCGTGGCTATGTAtgcttgaaattattttaaaagaatttggGTTAAGTCAGCATATAGGGCATTTTTCACGATATTGGTATACTGTTTGACGGCAAAAATGGTAAATTGTAAACTGTAAAGAATCCAACAAATTGCTATAATTTCAAAAGCCTTTTAAAATCTTCTTGTGTTAGGGTGTCGTTGACAATTATGCGCTTAAGATTTTTTTCgtgtcataaatattttttttcatgtcaTAAATATAATAGCTATAATCCGTATTCATATTACTTGTTCGGAATATTTGTCAGCATGATGTTTAAGACCaataaaaactaggtcactagctcaaatgtttaaaccaatttgtGTGTTAAAGTTTCTTAGTCCTTTCGCAAATTCATCTGCTTTCATCCAATTTTCGAGAACCTCAGTCAGAATATTTCTCAGTATTATGATATATAGGACCAGTGTGAATATTCATCTGCTTTCATCCAACTTTTCAGAAACTCATTCGTAATATTTCTCACTAATATGATATTGATGACCAGTGTGATTATTGGTCATCTCGGAACATAACTAGGTCATTAGTTCAAATCAAGAAAGAATTGCGtataaatttaagaatttttttccaattttcataACACTTGGTCAGAATAGTTGTCAGCATGATATTTaaaggactcgctcatgttCTTGACCAAATAAGTTATCCcgaaaatgcatttgaaaacccttattttattattaattttatctcAGATATCGGAATTGCaggaataaaatacaattatacttttcatagtataaaaaagtattttggtttagTGGGTTTCGTACGTACGCTTGTAAATTCcagaaaaaaaattcaaaacagaCAATTTAACCACTAAACCACCATGGCTTATACAAAAGGATggatttttttacctttaaacaatacattgataacatcacgtgacaatTTCAATCACGCAACAATGAATCGCTCATAGCAGAtattaacgctaatgaaaatcGTAGGCTTTAAGGACGATAtttagcaaatatcaacatttgctgaagggttctaGCTTTTGGGATAGCTAAGTTTCAACATCTCATAATGATTGCCCCACTCTGTTTcgtcatacatgtacaaaaaagtggattatacaaaaacattagCGAGTCCCTTTCAAGACAAGTGTCGGGTCAGAAAGTAGCTCACTAGGTTAAATAAGACAATGTTTTTTAAGTTTCTTATTCTTTTGACAAAGAGTTGATCCAAATCTACAAGAAACTACGTCAGAATATTTCTCAGGATGATTTTAaggaccagtgtgaatatgggtcatctcgggtTAAAACTATGCATTCCGTCTGTGCGGTCGACTGTCCCTCCGCTTTCTCCCTCCGCTTTCTCCGTTTACGCGCTGTTACTTTGTTACATGCTGTTTGTACATTAAGATTCTATGTGCCATGCTCATTGTCAACCTGATCATATAAGCTGTGACTAAAAGATTATATGTTTGTGCATATGATAAGTCATTTCTAACATGAGGTCAATAATCATGTGGTCTAGCATATGCTCATCTTCCTGAATGTAAGCTAGGAGTGATTGCATAATCCATTGAGCTGGATAGCACTTTTAGTGCCTTTGTCACTTTCTGTGACTGATCTTTTTTGACAAGAATTTATTTGAGTAACATTCGAACAAGGTTAAAAATTccgctttattgaaatacaaaaccataatctgttttgttttgttttattgttggtTGTAGTTAGTAgttagtttattttttgtattttcagtcaAACCCCAGTTCGCCAGCATTTTTcgaaatattgtcaaatattcAGCAGCCTGGAGAACATTTTGGTAAGGCCACAATAAATTGTCTTGATCAGGGGTTTGATTTGGGGATGAATGGAACCcgcaaaaaaataatgaaacaaatagcAGTTTTATGaaacaagaaagaaaaaataacatttaaacattaaaaacactGATTTATTATGTCAACAAGAATAATGGGCCAATTCGCTTATAATAGAGTGAAATTAACCACAAAGCAGTCTGGCatgttttaaaatcttaaatgtaTTGACTCTGAGTCAATAAAATGCTCAAGGTGGGCTATTGTGATCCTCATCCATCGTCTATCATCATTTATTGCTAAAACAGCATCGCCTCTTTAACGGCCTGTGGCGTGTATAATGGTTCTCTATCTAAATTACGCCTCTGGGGTTAAAACTGGTCCCGCCCAGCATTGTACTTTACATATAGACTTACGTAAGAACAAACTTACAGcccagacctttgatatttgttatgtagcatcaaattatgaccctttatcaaattatgcccctggggctAAAGCtagccccaccccttttgacctactttcttatttttgaagctacagcaatgaaattatgaaatttgaacaatgattacagttttgaaaacaaatatcaatgttgtgcttggatgacaTTGATTGTGACCGTGTGACCTAcgtttctttcttatttttgaagctacagccttgaaatttggaccatgtgtatagtttttaatggaaatatcaatgttgtctttCGTATGACCTTGACTGTAAAATTATTgacatatgtatattttttaaagcgaCAACAATGGAATTTGACAATGattacagttttaaaaacaaatatcaatgttgtgccTGGATGACATTAATTGTGACCATTTGACTTACGGTACTTTCTCATTTTTGAAGCTTCagcaatgaaacaaatattgaactTAGATAGTTGGTGTGTAGCATTGTctaatggtcctctaccaatatatttcaaattatgcaCCTGGGTTCAAAAAGGCCCTGCACCGAGGGTCACCTGTGTTACATAGAGATATAAAGTAAAACACTATTCTTGTCGGATAACTGAAAGGCCTTGAGCTGAGACATTTGGTATGTACTATTGTCTAGTGTTaaaaggttgttgttgtttttaactcAGGTAAGCGATTTAGGGTCGTCgttgtttcttttgtttaaatttcttcTGTTGAATTATGCAACacttatttaatgaaaaaactaCACACTtaagcaaaatataattttaatattccaTAGATTTATTGACACTAACAACCCCATGGATAGACTGTCTACAAAGAGAGGACGTATCGGTTGCAAAAGAGTTAATCCATCAAGGGCTTACGCCAGACTCGTATTCTACATTTGAGCAAGCTATTAAGTTGCTTTCGTCGGCGGAACAAGCTCAAAGAGATCTATGTAAACTGGTGTGTGACGACATAAAGCAACAATACGGAAAGGCTGAAGCACTTTATGCCGTTGTTGACCAAACGTCCAAAAAGCCTTTGCTCGTAGCTATACCACTTTCTAAGACCAGGGAAATAATGGGCTACCCATTGCTCTCAAAAGATATGTGTGCCATTGAAGATGAAAATCGAAAAGTGAGAGAGAAAGAaatccaaaagaaaaaatgttttctatcCAGAGAGTCTGAGAACAAAATGAACTCTGCTTTACGAAGTGCTCATAGATACTTTAATGAGTGGCCGAACTTATCAAGAATATCCCAGAGTTTTTACAGATCCAAAGGATATAAAACTGGTAAAACTAAACTGGAAGAAGAGGAATGCATTGTCTTGTTTGTTTGGGTCAAGGGATTCATTCCGATAGGATGGGAGCCCTTTCCTGACACATTTGAAGGATATGGCGTGGATGTCAGGGAGTGTTTGCCCATGGAAATGTTCATAGGGTCAGAGATGTTAAACTTTTTGCGTCCTTGTGCAACGCTTCAAAGTCCAGTACCTGATCAAGCACATGCGCTTCTTGCGCTGACTGCAGGACACACCTTTCTTTCTAAAGATGAAAGAAAAGACTGTACAAGACCGGTTTATACAACGAAAAAGAGTAAAGGGTTCAGGCAAATACAGGAAAATTCagatattgaaattgtttttggaAAAGTTCAGATAAATGAGGAAGGTGGGGAAGCTTTTGCTGATGTAGCACGCGTTCGACTTGAATCGCATTTAGCACAAACAGACATTggaacacttttgaaaaaaaaaggttGGGGTTTTTTTGCTTGTTTACCAGGACATTTTCTTAAAAGgccaaaacattgttttaattttgagatacatattatacatttgaaTGCATTACATAGAATcaagtattttcaaatatttaagtatttaatgGGAATCATGATTAAATTAACCCTTTAAACGAAAAGTCAAACTGGTAACAATAACACTTATATTCAACGTTGACGTATATAAGATTCCTGCTACCACTTACATGTAGCTATAAATGCTTCCAGATTCAGGCGCTAATCGAATGAatatatcaaatcattaaataaatatttggtcgtaatgaataaatataaaaaaaatacaataaatatttcaccgCATAATTTTATAGagataaacaatgtttatttacgatATAATATTGCAACGTTTGTCACGCCATGTTTGTcctttcattcataaaaaagaaCAGTTAATATGATACGATTGTGTATTATCATAGTATCATATTATGAACAGAACAAGTCATACAATATTAAGTCATTGAAATTGAAGTGAATCTGaatctcttttttaaataaggcaaAGACGAACCAATGAGGTTGTtctcaatttaaaataaaaccaaactAATTAAAAATTTGTTTTAGGTTTGATAGAAGCTCCAACATTCGACCCTACGAAGCAATGTAGCGATGTACGTGTACGTGATATCGTCATGAAATATGGTGAAACTTCAAAAATCACTCTTGGTCAAGTAGTATGTACCTCTGCCAGTGATTACACGGAAAAAATACACAAGACCGATTTGattgaaattgttcaaattgatGGGAATACAGGTTTTTCTCAGCAAGGTGATTCAGGTGcgtatgtgtatgttttaaacaaagacaTTCTTCCTAATGAACAAAACCCGGACGATGAACAACGATTTACCGAAGGACAAGATGCTTTTCTGATTGGAATGATCTGCCTTGGAGATAAAGATACTTCCTGTTGCACAAAGATGATCGCAAATATTGCAGGATTACGAAATGGAAACTAAAAAAGATGAAATGATTTTGagagttttatgacgtcattttaacattgcGCAATGATGCGTTTACGATGTGACGTCAGCAGAGTGGAATTCGCCATTTTGCACTGTAGTGGAAAACGGACTTCCGTATAAACGGACTTCCGTATTTTGCGAAATGTTTTACGtttggatttatgatgggtatatgtCAAATATGCGTTCCGTTTATTAGGcaactataaattaattgctagattttcatacCCGCACGCCTTTCTTTTTTCCGCCGCcctttaaatttcatttactcaaaaaaatgttgaactgaAGTCTGTATTTGTGTATCGGTTTGATACTGTCCGGAACGACGTTTATACATACCTATATCACACGGTGTCGATGT is from Mya arenaria isolate MELC-2E11 chromosome 9, ASM2691426v1 and encodes:
- the LOC128246900 gene encoding uncharacterized protein LOC128246900; this encodes MASYRDSLSGKEAQNWIKAALALNITKEGILGFVEDVLTCVHLDIYNNARTSKGLPGGAACVHCFTENVLKCPTRGLCFGTRNCIFHNGPSKQYFPCPNGICEGVRDEIVKHHRFSGPAWKNTNANRWCTSPLEIGKCFLPPDGYKRVSSIKDIDLNGVISIMIYCKDFQNKLSFNVATQHNLLKEVRDIGRRVRHSNDLKIKDTELVDFLFKLRTLLEDKIELACRPEAHHAVEQLKKLQTDQLVISAEDEWTILDREDEKAVEPMGEIPHKVKSMKIEYTFEHDSEKKHVVQYSFITSEYSSTVLFECQSNPSSPAFFEILSNIQQPGEHFDLLTLTTPWIDCLQREDVSVAKELIHQGLTPDSYSTFEQAIKLLSSAEQAQRDLCKLVCDDIKQQYGKAEALYAVVDQTSKKPLLVAIPLSKTREIMGYPLLSKDMCAIEDENRKVREKEIQKKKCFLSRESENKMNSALRSAHRYFNEWPNLSRISQSFYRSKGYKTGKTKLEEEECIVLFVWVKGFIPIGWEPFPDTFEGYGVDVRECLPMEMFIGSEMLNFLRPCATLQSPVPDQAHALLALTAGHTFLSKDERKDCTRPVYTTKKSKGFRQIQENSDIEIVFGKVQINEEGGEAFADVARVRLESHLAQTDIGTLLKKKGLIEAPTFDPTKQCSDVRVRDIVMKYGETSKITLGQVVCTSASDYTEKIHKTDLIEIVQIDGNTGFSQQGDSGAYVYVLNKDILPNEQNPDDEQRFTEGQDAFLIGMICLGDKDTSCCTKMIANIAGLRNGN